The DNA segment ACGCACCCCCGGAAGCAGAGCGCCACGAGCTTCGAGGGGGCGGCGATGACCACGGGCCTGACGCGGGGGACCGTGCTCGTCGACGTGCTCTCGCCCGAAAAAAAGAGATATAGGGTGGGCGCGAACGGCGCCGTCACCGTCACGCTGCCCCCGGTGAGCGGGGCGCTGCTCATCCCGGAAGACCAGGTCATCCATGGTCTCTGATCCTCCCTGGCACTCCTGCCTTCCAAGAGAGTCTCCAATATGGCGTCTGTCAAAGTGCGCGGACTCAACAAGCGATTCGGCCAGACCCACGTGCTGCGCGGCGTCTCGGTCGACGTGCCCGACGGATCGTTCGCCGTCCTCGTGGGCCCGAGCGGCTGCGGCAAGTCGACGCTGCTCAGGCTGCTCGCCGGGCTCGAGGAGGCGGACGACGGCACGATCGCGCTCGACGACCGCGACGTCACGCGGCTGGAGCCGCGCGATCGCGACATCGCGATGGTGTTCCAGTCGTACGCCCTCTACCCGCACCTCACGGTGCGCGAGAACCTCGCCTTCGGCCTGAAGCTCCGGAAGACGCCGCCGGCCGAGATCGAGGCGCGCGTGAAGGAGGCGTCGGAGATGCTCGGGCTCGGCCCGCTCCTCGAGCGGCACCCCCGGGCGCTCTCCGGCGGCCAGCGGCAGCGCGTGGCCATGGGCAGGGCCATCGTGCGGCGGGCGCAGCTCTTCCTGTTCGACGAGCCGCTCTCGAACCTCGACGCCGCGCTGCGCGCGCAGGTGCGGGTCGACATCCGCAAGCTGCACGATCGGCTCGGCGCGACGAGCGTCTACGTCACCCACGATCAGGTCGAGGCCATGACGCTCGCCGACGAGATCTTCGTGCTCAACAAGGGCGTCGTCGAGCAGTCGGGTCCGCCTCTCGAGGTCTTCGCCCGGCCTCGCACCCAGTTCGTGGCGAGCTTCCTCGGCAGCCCGGCCATGAACTTCGTCGACGCGCGCCTGGAGAGGCGCGGCGACAGGTGGGTCGCGGCCCAGGGCGACCTCGCCATCGACATCGACGCGGCCGACTTCCCGGGCGCGCTCTCGTCCGGGCGGCGCGTGACGGTCGGCGTGCGCCCGCACGAGGTGGACCTCGCCCCGCGCGACGGCGGCACCCCGTTCGAGGTGGCGATCGTCGAGGCCCTCGGGGCCGAGTCGTATGCGCACGGCACCGTCGCGGGGGCGCCGTTCGTTGCGCGCCTCGACCCGGCGGCGCGCGTCGGCAAGGGGGACACCGTGCGCGTCGCGCTCCGCCAGGTGCACCTGTTCGACGCGGACTCCGGGCTGAGCCTGCGAGAAGCGTGAGGCGACCGTGCCGAGCCGTCGCTGTCGTTTCGCGCTCGCGTTCGCGCTCACGCTCGCTGCGCCCGCGCTGATCCTCCTCTTGCCCGCGCTCGCGGCCGCGGCACCGATCCGGCTGTGGCACGCCTACCGCGACGACGAGGCCAGGGCGCTCGACGCCATCGTCGCGGCCTTCGAGGG comes from the Sorangium aterium genome and includes:
- a CDS encoding ABC transporter ATP-binding protein, with protein sequence MASVKVRGLNKRFGQTHVLRGVSVDVPDGSFAVLVGPSGCGKSTLLRLLAGLEEADDGTIALDDRDVTRLEPRDRDIAMVFQSYALYPHLTVRENLAFGLKLRKTPPAEIEARVKEASEMLGLGPLLERHPRALSGGQRQRVAMGRAIVRRAQLFLFDEPLSNLDAALRAQVRVDIRKLHDRLGATSVYVTHDQVEAMTLADEIFVLNKGVVEQSGPPLEVFARPRTQFVASFLGSPAMNFVDARLERRGDRWVAAQGDLAIDIDAADFPGALSSGRRVTVGVRPHEVDLAPRDGGTPFEVAIVEALGAESYAHGTVAGAPFVARLDPAARVGKGDTVRVALRQVHLFDADSGLSLREA